ACCCGGAACGCGGCCGGAGCGGCGTCCTTGCGCGCGCGGCGCAGCACGGCGGACAGCCGGGCGGCCAGGTGCTCGCTGGAGAACGGCTTGACCAGGTAGTCGTCCGCGCCCGCGTTGAGCAGGCGGACGATCTCGTTCTCGTCGTCCCGCGCGGTGGCGACGATCACCGGCACGTCGCACACGCCGCGCATCATCCGCAGCGCGTCCGCGCCGTCCATGTCGGGCAGGCCGAGGTCGAGCACCACGAGGTCGAACGCTCCCCCGGTGATCTCCCGCAACGCCTCCAGCGCCGTGCCGACCGGCAGCACGGCATGACCAAGACCGGTCAGCGCCCGGCTCACCGCCGAGCGCACCACCGGGTCGTCCTCGACGAGCAGCACCGAGACCATGGCGCGCACGGTAACGCGGCCTGTCCCCCGAAGGGGTGATCGGGGCGGCGCCTACCGCCGGCCGTCCACCCGCTCGAACCGCTCGGCCTCCGGCCGGAACAGGCCGTCCAGCAGCACCGGGATCGCGCGGCGCGGGTCCGGGCTCTGCTCGACCGCCGCCTGCAGCATCGCCAGCACCACCACGACGTCGTTCAGCACGATGTCGTGGCGCAGCAGCCCGGCCGCCCGCGAGCGGTCGAACGGGCCCCGCAGGGCGTCCAGCAGCCGGCGCACGTGACCGCGCAGGTCGGGCTCGGGGAACCGGCGGAGCTCGTCCACCAGGGGGCGCATGGACACCTGGTAGGCCATCACCGCGGCCAGCAGCGCCCGGAACGCGGCGGGGTCGTCGGCGTCGCGCTCGGCGGCTTCGGCCAGCAGGCCCAGGTGCTCCTGCGCGACGGCGAGCAGCAGCGCGCGGCGGTCGGGGAAGTGCCGGTACACCGTGGCCTGGCCCAGGCCGGTGGCGCGGGCGACCCGTGCCAGTGACGGCGTCGCGCCGCGGACCACCAGCTCCTCGGCCGCGCGGATGATCGACGCCCGGTTCCGCAGGGCGTCGCTGCGGCGCGGCACGGTCATGGCGGCATCGTCATGGCGGCATCCCAGCGGAGCGGCGGACCAGGTTACTCGCAGGTAATGAGAATAACACCGTCTGTGATCCCTCGGAACGCCTTCGTAACGTCGGCGCCCTGCCGCCTTGATCGTTCGACGAAGGGACTGGACGTGCGCGGACGTCTTCTCAGGGTCGTGTGCGCGGTGCTCCCCGCCGCACTGGCCGTTGTGCTCACCTCCACAGCGGCGGAGGCCGCCGCACCGGTCGACTACGTGGCCCTCGGCGACTCCTACTCCTCCGGCACCGGTGCGCCGCCTTACACGGGCGGGACGTGCTACCGCAGTCCGCGCGGGTACGCGCAGCTGTGGGCGGACACGCACGAGGTGTCGTCGTTCAAGTACGCCGCCTGCGGCGGGGCGACCACGCAGAGCATGACCGACCAGTTCGCCTCGCTCGACGCGGGCACCGACCTGGTCTCGATCACCATCGGCGGCAACGACGTCGGGTTCGCCAACACCATGATCACGTGCGTCACCGGCAGCGACAGCAGCTGCGTGAACGCGGTGGACAACGGCATCCAGACCGCGCGCACCACGTTGCCCGGCCGGCTCGACGCCACCTACGCCACGATCCGCAACCGCGCGCCGAACGCCAGTGTGGTCGTGCTGGGCTACCCGCACCTGGTCGAGCCGACGGGGTCGTGCATGAGCACCACCAAGCGCGCGGCGCTGAACCGCGGCTCCGACGTGCTGCACGAGGTGATCTCCGCCCGTGCCGCGGCGGCCGGCGTCCGCTACGTGGACGCCCGTGCGCACTTCGCCGGCCACGGCGCGTGCGGCCGTTCGCCGTGGATCAACCAGTTCTCGCTGTTCCGCCTCGTGGAGTCGTTCCACCCCAACGCCACCGGCTACAGCCAGGGCTACCTCGCCCTCCTCAACACCGCCACCTCCTGACCCGCGACCCCTTCCCTCCCCGCGTGTCCTACGTTCCCGTCCCGCGTGTCCTACGTTCAGGACCCCCGAGTTCAACACTCGGAACCCGACCCGGCCGTCCTGAGCGTTGAATTCGGGGGTCGGGACCGTAGGACACAGTGGGCGGGAGCGTAGGACACGCGCGCTGGCAGGATGGCCGCGTGACCAGGGGCCTGCAGTACCTCGCCGCGTGGTCGGCGTCGACGGCGGTCGCGGTGGCGCTGTCCTGGCTCGGCATCCGGTTCGTGCTGGACGCGGGCGCGCCCGAACGGCCGCGCGTCGTCGCCGGACCCACGCAGTCGTCGGCGATCACCACCACCACGACGACGCCCACGACCACCACGACGACCAGCGCGGCGCCGGTCGCCCAGACCCAGCCCCCGACCCAGGCGCAGCCCCGGACGACCACCACGACGGTCGCGCCGACCACGACGACGACCCAGCCCCTGCCGTCGGAGGACGGCACGTGGACCGAGCAGAACGGCGAACCGGTGTACCTGCGCAGCTTCCGCCTCCACGGTGGCGTGGCCGCGATCCGGTTCTCCGCCAGGGACGTCGACCCGATCTCCGCCACCCCGCGCCAGGACTTCGCCGCGACCGTCGAACAGCCCGCCCACGCCGTCGTGGTCGAGTTCACCGGCGGCGGCCACCGGTCCCGGCTCGAAGCCACCTGGGTCGGCGGACCGCAGTGGCGGAT
This genomic window from Saccharothrix sp. HUAS TT1 contains:
- a CDS encoding response regulator transcription factor gives rise to the protein MVSVLLVEDDPVVRSAVSRALTGLGHAVLPVGTALEALREITGGAFDLVVLDLGLPDMDGADALRMMRGVCDVPVIVATARDDENEIVRLLNAGADDYLVKPFSSEHLAARLSAVLRRARKDAAPAAFRVGRLTVDPDRREARLDGRELNLTRKEFDLLAYLAAREGKVVPRAELLANLWNLPGRHDDQTLDVHLSWLRRKLGERAAQPRYLHTVRGVGFKLTAAE
- a CDS encoding TetR/AcrR family transcriptional regulator — its product is MTVPRRSDALRNRASIIRAAEELVVRGATPSLARVARATGLGQATVYRHFPDRRALLLAVAQEHLGLLAEAAERDADDPAAFRALLAAVMAYQVSMRPLVDELRRFPEPDLRGHVRRLLDALRGPFDRSRAAGLLRHDIVLNDVVVVLAMLQAAVEQSPDPRRAIPVLLDGLFRPEAERFERVDGRR
- a CDS encoding SGNH/GDSL hydrolase family protein yields the protein MRGRLLRVVCAVLPAALAVVLTSTAAEAAAPVDYVALGDSYSSGTGAPPYTGGTCYRSPRGYAQLWADTHEVSSFKYAACGGATTQSMTDQFASLDAGTDLVSITIGGNDVGFANTMITCVTGSDSSCVNAVDNGIQTARTTLPGRLDATYATIRNRAPNASVVVLGYPHLVEPTGSCMSTTKRAALNRGSDVLHEVISARAAAAGVRYVDARAHFAGHGACGRSPWINQFSLFRLVESFHPNATGYSQGYLALLNTATS